Proteins co-encoded in one Megalops cyprinoides isolate fMegCyp1 chromosome 1, fMegCyp1.pri, whole genome shotgun sequence genomic window:
- the wbp1lb gene encoding WW domain binding protein 1-like b isoform X2, producing the protein MPFLQRMRQNRVLCEGVNNQSYVCEVGHCCGESQCCSYYYELWWFWLVWAIIILLSCCCVCHHRRTKHRLQQQQRQHEINLIAYREAHNYSSLPFYFRFLPSYLLPDYEEVVNLPPSPPPPYSALNTGQPAGASPLTPEHPDGLNPPLQNTPVPPVTDTHSARPSIEELSPPMGYSQKSNSKLHVDLEQCGSEHVATAEELPSQEKQAGDHKEPLKDSGSEACPDDKERNAGRHRRFTGDSGIEVCVCSREQESEEQKEMERLLSDSLETTDFCDGCSSCSHAASGEAEPAPASPERREDHRAMPLPRPPVCLLLHTISEQEGPHQSGNTDPQS; encoded by the exons ATGCCTTTCCTTCAAAGAATGAGACAG aacAGAGTGCTCTGTGAGGGTGTGAACAACCAGAGCTACGTTTGTGAGGTTGGACACTGCTGCGGGgagtcacagtgctgcagttaCTACTATGAGCTGTGGT GGTTCTGGCTCGTCTGGgccatcatcatcctcctcagctgctgctgcgTGTGCCACCACCGCCGCACCAAGCAccggctgcagcagcagcagcggcagcacgAGATCAACCTCATTGCCTACCGGGAGGCACACAACTACAGCTCCCTGCCCTTCTACTTCA GGTTTCTACCAAGTTACCTCCTGCCTGACTATGAGGAGGTAGTGAATCTCCCCCCgtcacctcctcctccataTAGTGCCTTGAACACAGGCCAGCCTGCTGGTGCCAGCCCTTTGACTCCTGAGCACCCAGATGGACTGAATCCTCCTCTGCAGAACACTCCAGTCCCTCCAGTAACAGACACGCACTCTGCAAGGCCTAGTATCGAGGAGCTCAGCCCTCCTATGGGGTACAGCCAGAAATCGAACAGCAAGCTCCACGTGGACCTGGAGCAGTGTGGGTCGGAGCACGTTGCCACGGCCGAGGAGCTTCCGAGTCAGGAGAAACAGGCAGGCGACCACAAGGAGCCGCTTAAGGACTCGGGTTCTGAGGCCTGCCCGGACGACAAGGAGAGGAATGCCGGGCGGCACCGACGCTTCACGGGCGACTCGGGGatcgaggtgtgtgtgtgcagtcgcgagcaggagagcgaggagcagaaggagatggagaggctgCTGAGTGACAGCCTGGAGACCACTGACTTCTGTGACGGCTGCAGCTCTTGCAGCCACGCCGCCTCCGGAGAGGCGGAGCCAGCCCCAGCCTCCCCAGAAAGGAGGGAGGACCACAGAGCAATGCCCCTCCCACGGCCCCCAGTCTGCCTCCTCTTGCACACTATCAGTGAGCAGGAAGGGCCGCACCAATCTGGCAACACGGACCCCCAAAGctga
- the LOC118790414 gene encoding BLOC-1-related complex subunit 7: MGSPEPQPRFGQSVKGLLSEKVGSCSGDVIALTRQVLKGSRSQELLGQAARNMVLQEDAILHSEDSLRKMSIITTHLQYQQEAIQKNVEHSRNLQDQLRHLLK, encoded by the exons ATGGGTTCCCCAGAACCGCAGCCCCGCTTTGGCCAGTCCGTTAAAGGTTTATTGTCCGAGAAAGTGGGTTCTTGTAGTGGGGACGTGATTGCCCTCACTCGTCAAGTGCTAAAGGGGTCACGAAGCCAAGAg CTTCTAGGTCAGGCAGCACGGAATATGGTCTTGCAAGAAGATGCCATACTGCATTCCGAGGAT aGCCTGAGGAAAATGTCAATTATAACCACCCACTTGCAATATCA GCAAGAAGCCATTCAGAAAAA tgtgGAACACTCCAGAAACCTTCAGGACCAGCTGAGACACTTACTGAAGTAA
- the poll gene encoding DNA polymerase lambda, with amino-acid sequence MCWILDRVPLFLNQMEPHGIVKAFPKVKRKGALGGKEVPPKKPSVDESVAGHLFSGVSVHILPAGIGNARCNIFQRQITQNGGQVQCTLHPSVTHIIVDDSMDSERALRLLKLDRLPPSVQLVRCSWLSRCITEKTLLTTADHCLPVPDRHLDAPNEEAQEDKSSGNGFPDVASTVQPELETKQDDTSEGCSDNKDDLTEEDGVSQNDLDALINGLHPSAQTSTVAEQSLPGKWVCAQSSQTKNSNYNKHITDKLEVLAKAYTHQGDKWRALSYSKAINALKSYHKPITSYEEACKIQGIGKRMAEKIIEIAESGHLRKLDHIGEAVPVLELFTNIWGAGAKTAQLWYQQGFRTLEDVRSKANLNHQQKIGLKHYDDFLDRMSRDEAAAIEKTVREAAHSVNPGLLAIACGSYRRGKATCGDVDVLITHPDGKSHKGVFSRILLILHQSGFLTDDLVSHEENGEQKKYLGVCRLPGPGQRHRRLDIIVVPYNEFACALTYFTGSAHFNRSMRALAKTKRMSLSEHSLNRDVQRQGSMKICTGVPLPTPTERDIFAHLGVPYREPQERDW; translated from the exons ATGTGCTGGATCCTCGACAG GGTTCCTCTATTCCTAAATCAAATGGAGCCCCATGGTATTGTGAAAGCTTTTCCGAAAGTAAAGAGGAAAGGTGCCTTGGGAGGGAAAGAAGTTCCTCCAAAGAAACCGAGTGTGGATGAATCTGTAGCAG gACATTTGTTTAGTGGTGTGTCGGTGCACATCCTCCCAGCGGGCATTGGGAATGCCAGGTGTAATATTTTCCAAAGACAGATCACACAAAATGGCGGACAGGTTCAGTGCACACTCCATCCCAGTGTTACCCACATCATTGTGGATGACTCCATGGATTCTGAGCGTGCTCTGCGGTTACTAAAGCTTGACCGACTTCCTCCATCAGTGCAGCTGGTGAGGTGTTCCTGGCTTAGTCGTTGCATCACTGAGAAGACATTACTTACCACTGCTGACCACTGCCTTCCTGTTCCTGACAG ACATCTGGATGCCCCTAATGAGGAAGCACAAGAAGATAAAAGCAGTGGTAATGGATTCCCAGATGTTGCAAGTACAGTTCAACCAGAACTTGAAACAAAGCAGGATGACACATCGGAAGGG TGTTCAGACAATAAAGATGATCTCACTGAGGAGGACGGCGTCTCGCAGAATGATCTGGATGCGCTCATCAACGGACTCCACCCCAGTGCTCAGACTTCCACTGTGGCAGAGCAAAGCCTCCCTGGCAAGTGGGTCTGTGCTCAGTCCTCTCAAACCAAGAACAGTAATTACAACAAGCACATCACAGACAAGCTGGAAGTCCTAGCGAAGGCATATACTCACCAGGGGGATAAGTGGAGGGCACTTAGTTATTCAAAAGCCATCAATGCCCTCAAAAGCTACCATAAGCCCATCACTTCATATGAG GAGGCATGTAAGATCCAAGGTATTGGAAAACGCATGGCAGAGAAAATAATTGAGATCGCGGAGAGCGGGCACCTACGCAAACTGGACCACATTGGAGAGGCAGTACCTGTGCTGGAGCTCTTCACCAATATCTGGGGTGCTGGGGCTAAGACAGCACAGTTATGGTACCAACAG GGGTTTCGTACCTTGGAGGACGTCCGGTCCAAAGCAAATCTGAATCACCAACAGAAAATTGGGCTCAAACACTATGATGACTTCCTCGATCGGATGTCCAGAGATGAGGCAGCTGCTATTGAGAAGACG GTGAGGGAAGCAGCACATTCCGTGAACCCAGGTCTGCTAGCAATCGCCTGTGGCTCCTACCGAAGAGGGAAAGCCACCTGTGGAGACGTTGATGTCCTGATCACCCACCCTGACGGAAAATCCCACAAGGGTGTTTTCAGCAGAATTCTACTAATTCTCCACCAGAGTG GTTTTCTAACTGATGACCTGGTAAGCCACGAAGAGAATGGAGAGCAGAAGAAATATTTGGGGGTATGCCGTCTGCCTGGCCCCGGGCAGCGGCACCGAAGGCTGGATATTATCGTCGTGCCCTACAACGAGTTTGCCTGCGCTCTGACGTACTTCACTGGGTCAGCTCACTTTAACCGATCCATGAGGGCGCTGGCCAAAACCAAGAGAATGAGCCTCTCTGAACATTCTCTGAATAGAGATGTACAGCGCCAAGGCAGCATGAAAATCTGCACAGGTGTCCCTCTGCCCACACCCACCGAGAGAGACATCTTTGCACACCTAGGTGTGCCTTACAGGGAACCTCAGGAAAGGGACTGGTGA
- the wbp1lb gene encoding WW domain binding protein 1-like b isoform X1: MKETESIALKMGLFLFYVGPLRSTETTTEENRVLCEGVNNQSYVCEVGHCCGESQCCSYYYELWWFWLVWAIIILLSCCCVCHHRRTKHRLQQQQRQHEINLIAYREAHNYSSLPFYFRFLPSYLLPDYEEVVNLPPSPPPPYSALNTGQPAGASPLTPEHPDGLNPPLQNTPVPPVTDTHSARPSIEELSPPMGYSQKSNSKLHVDLEQCGSEHVATAEELPSQEKQAGDHKEPLKDSGSEACPDDKERNAGRHRRFTGDSGIEVCVCSREQESEEQKEMERLLSDSLETTDFCDGCSSCSHAASGEAEPAPASPERREDHRAMPLPRPPVCLLLHTISEQEGPHQSGNTDPQS; this comes from the exons ATGAAGGAAACGGAGAGTATAGCTCTCAAAATGGGCTTGTTTCTGTTCTACGTTGGTCCTCTCAGATCTACCGAGACAACCACAGAGGAG aacAGAGTGCTCTGTGAGGGTGTGAACAACCAGAGCTACGTTTGTGAGGTTGGACACTGCTGCGGGgagtcacagtgctgcagttaCTACTATGAGCTGTGGT GGTTCTGGCTCGTCTGGgccatcatcatcctcctcagctgctgctgcgTGTGCCACCACCGCCGCACCAAGCAccggctgcagcagcagcagcggcagcacgAGATCAACCTCATTGCCTACCGGGAGGCACACAACTACAGCTCCCTGCCCTTCTACTTCA GGTTTCTACCAAGTTACCTCCTGCCTGACTATGAGGAGGTAGTGAATCTCCCCCCgtcacctcctcctccataTAGTGCCTTGAACACAGGCCAGCCTGCTGGTGCCAGCCCTTTGACTCCTGAGCACCCAGATGGACTGAATCCTCCTCTGCAGAACACTCCAGTCCCTCCAGTAACAGACACGCACTCTGCAAGGCCTAGTATCGAGGAGCTCAGCCCTCCTATGGGGTACAGCCAGAAATCGAACAGCAAGCTCCACGTGGACCTGGAGCAGTGTGGGTCGGAGCACGTTGCCACGGCCGAGGAGCTTCCGAGTCAGGAGAAACAGGCAGGCGACCACAAGGAGCCGCTTAAGGACTCGGGTTCTGAGGCCTGCCCGGACGACAAGGAGAGGAATGCCGGGCGGCACCGACGCTTCACGGGCGACTCGGGGatcgaggtgtgtgtgtgcagtcgcgagcaggagagcgaggagcagaaggagatggagaggctgCTGAGTGACAGCCTGGAGACCACTGACTTCTGTGACGGCTGCAGCTCTTGCAGCCACGCCGCCTCCGGAGAGGCGGAGCCAGCCCCAGCCTCCCCAGAAAGGAGGGAGGACCACAGAGCAATGCCCCTCCCACGGCCCCCAGTCTGCCTCCTCTTGCACACTATCAGTGAGCAGGAAGGGCCGCACCAATCTGGCAACACGGACCCCCAAAGctga